The proteins below come from a single Streptomyces sp. NBC_01571 genomic window:
- a CDS encoding IS1182 family transposase, giving the protein MSLEPRSWPEPDPVVTRAVRAKNYGRAVPLPVAVRDRLGELFPDEEFAAAFGKTGPAGWSPGRLALVTVFQMAENLTDRQAAEAVRDRLSWAYALGLGLEDTGFDFTVLSQFRTRVVEHGLEEKVLDLLLTRLKAQGLVGAGGKQRTDSTRIVSAVRDLNRLELAGESVRAAVEALTVAAPHWVAGVLDVPGWSRRYDTRIDTWRMPSSATKRDQLALTYARDGLALLSSVYDPRSEPWLRELPAVQTLRTVLLQNYTRTTAQNGREAVARRTRTEEGGDGLPPGHLRIASPYDLDARWSAKRDTFWNGFKLHVSESCTDAPEKERTAPNLITNVATTASTVPDTKALDGIHQQLQRRGLPPGEHYLDSGYPSAELIVKSRKTYGITLITPVLLDQSRQTRAAQGFQADAFTIDWKYQQVTCPQGQTSSSWSPCTQHGHPMIVVTFTKPTCGPCPVRELCTTSRRGFRQLTLNPRPLTEALRTARAEQADRDWQDAYALRAGVEGTMRQAIAVTDSRRARYRGLAKTHLEHVHSAVALNLIRLNAWWNGRPLDRRHTSHLARLELSLAA; this is encoded by the coding sequence GTGTCGTTGGAGCCGCGGTCGTGGCCGGAGCCGGATCCCGTGGTGACGCGGGCGGTCCGGGCGAAGAACTACGGACGCGCGGTGCCGTTGCCGGTGGCGGTGCGCGACCGGCTCGGGGAACTGTTCCCGGACGAGGAGTTCGCGGCTGCATTCGGCAAGACGGGGCCGGCGGGTTGGTCTCCGGGGCGCCTGGCGTTGGTGACGGTGTTCCAGATGGCGGAGAACTTGACGGACCGCCAGGCCGCTGAGGCGGTGCGTGACCGGCTCTCGTGGGCCTACGCGTTGGGGCTGGGGCTGGAAGACACCGGCTTCGACTTCACCGTGCTGTCCCAGTTCCGCACTCGGGTAGTTGAGCACGGTCTGGAGGAGAAGGTCCTGGACCTGCTGCTGACCCGTCTGAAAGCGCAGGGTCTGGTCGGGGCCGGGGGCAAGCAGCGCACCGACTCCACCCGTATCGTCTCCGCGGTGCGGGACCTGAACCGCCTGGAGCTGGCGGGTGAGTCGGTACGCGCGGCAGTGGAGGCGTTGACGGTGGCGGCCCCGCACTGGGTCGCCGGCGTGCTGGACGTGCCCGGCTGGTCGCGTCGCTACGACACCCGCATCGACACCTGGCGCATGCCCTCCTCCGCCACCAAGCGCGACCAGCTCGCGCTGACCTACGCCCGCGACGGCCTCGCCCTGCTCAGCTCCGTCTACGATCCGCGCTCCGAACCCTGGCTGCGCGAGCTGCCCGCGGTGCAGACCCTGCGCACCGTGCTGCTGCAGAACTACACCCGCACCACCGCGCAGAACGGACGCGAGGCGGTCGCCCGCCGCACCAGGACCGAGGAGGGCGGCGACGGGCTGCCGCCCGGCCATCTGCGCATCGCTTCCCCCTACGACCTCGACGCCCGCTGGTCCGCCAAGCGCGACACCTTCTGGAACGGGTTCAAGCTGCATGTGAGTGAGAGCTGCACGGATGCGCCCGAGAAGGAGCGCACCGCCCCGAACCTGATCACGAACGTGGCCACCACCGCCTCCACCGTCCCCGACACCAAGGCCCTGGACGGCATCCACCAGCAGCTTCAGCGCCGCGGCCTGCCTCCGGGCGAGCACTACCTCGACTCCGGCTACCCCAGCGCCGAACTGATCGTGAAGTCCCGCAAGACCTACGGCATCACGCTGATCACCCCGGTTCTGCTCGACCAGTCCCGCCAGACCCGCGCCGCCCAGGGCTTCCAGGCCGACGCGTTCACCATCGACTGGAAGTACCAGCAGGTCACATGCCCCCAGGGACAGACCAGCTCCTCCTGGAGCCCGTGCACCCAGCACGGCCACCCGATGATCGTGGTCACCTTCACCAAGCCGACCTGCGGCCCCTGCCCGGTCCGCGAGTTATGCACCACCAGCCGCCGGGGCTTCCGGCAGCTCACCTTGAACCCTCGCCCGCTGACCGAGGCCCTGCGCACCGCACGCGCCGAACAGGCCGACCGGGACTGGCAGGACGCATACGCCCTACGCGCCGGTGTCGAGGGCACCATGCGACAAGCGATCGCCGTCACCGACAGCCGCCGGGCCCGCTACCGCGGCCTGGCCAAGACCCACCTCGAGCACGTCCACAGCGCCGTCGCCCTCAACCTTATCCGCCTGAACGCCTGGTGGAACGGCAGGCCACTCGACCGCCGCCACACCAGCCACCTCGCCCGACTCGAACTCAGCCTCGCCGCGTAA